The Effusibacillus pohliae DSM 22757 genome segment GGCAGTGTTCAGACGATTGATTTCCCGGTCAAAGTCATATCTCATCCTGCCACCTCCTTACGCGCCTACTCCTTCACCCTTCTTTGCCTCAGCGCTTCGTACAGAATCACGCTCGAAGAGATGGCAGCATTCAAGGAATCGGCTTTGCCGGGCATCGGAATCGACAACCAACGGTCGATCGCTTGTCGGATTTCCTCGGAAATACCATGCGCCTCGGAGCCGATCACAACCGCGATCCCGCCTGCCAAATCTTGCGAGTAGAGATCCGTTTCGACATCGGTCGAAGTGCCGATGACGGTCACCTGATGTTCCCGCAAAATCGGCAGCAATTCTGGCAAGGAAACTTCTACAATCGGCAAATGAAACAGCGATCCCATCGTCGCCCGAACCACTTTCGGGTTATAGAGGTCCACGCTGCCCGTTCCGACAAACACCGCCGTCGCCCCGACCGCATCCGCCGAGCGAATCATCGTGCCGAGATTTCCCGGATCCTGAACCGCATCCGCCACCAGATACAACGGATTCTGCCTGGCGGCGAGCAAGCCTTGCCAGTCATGCTGATACTGCTGGCCGATCGCGATCACGCCTTGCGGCGTCCTGGTATCTGCCACATGCTCAATCACCGCCTGGTTGACCTGGATCAGTTCCGCGCCGAGCGAAAGGGACCCGTTGAGAATCCGGTCGACCCGTCCGGTCGGCAGCAGCTCCTCGAGAATCAGCACCGTTTCCAGCGGCGCCCCCGATTCCACCGCGTCCTCGACAAGCCGAATGCCTTCGATCAAAAATCGGCCGGTCTGATCCCTGAACTTTTTCTGCTTTAAAGCCGCCCATTCTTTAACACGACTGTTACGTGAAGATGTAATCCGTTCCACCTGCAATCCCCTTTCTTTCACAAGACAACATTTGGCCTGCGTCCGACCGAACCGAGTTCTGCCACGACTGCCGGCCCAATCGGAGGCAGGCGCAGCTACGCCTGTTCCTCAAGTTCCTGCAAATCTTCGTTTTTGCCGACTACGACCAGCACATCCCCTTGTTTGATCCTATCCTGCGCCATCGGCGAAATGTTGATCTGATCGCCCGATTTGATCGCCATCACGGTGCAGCCAAACTTCCGCCGGATATCCGACTCGGCGAGCGTCTTGCCGACCATCTTTTCGTTGGCCACAATCTCGACCATGCTGTATTCCGGCGACAGTTCGATATAATCCAGGATGTTTGGCGAAATCAGGTTATGCGCAACGCGGACTCCCATGTCCCGCTCCGGGTAAACCACCCGATCGGCGCCGATTTTTTCCAACACCTTGCCGTGCAGCTCGCTTTGCGCTTTCACCACGATTTTTTTAACGCCCAACTCTTTCAGAATCAATGTGGTCATGATCGAAGCCTGGATATCGGCGCCAATCGCCACCACCACCACGTCAAAATTCCGAATTCCCAATGCTTTCAGGGCGTTCTCGTCGGTTGAGTCAGCTGTGACCGCATGCGTCACAAAATCCACCGCATCCTGGATACGGTCTTTATTCGTGTCGATGCCGAGCACTTCATATCCCATCTCATACAGCGTTTTCGCCACGCTCGTTCCAAAGCGGCCCATCCCAATCACCGCATACTGCTTCATGAAAGAAACCTCCTAGCCCACGAACAATTTTTCTTCCGGGTATTTGATCAATGCTTTGTCCTGTGCGCGGGCGGCCAAGGCCAGCGCCAGGGTGAGCGGTCCGACCCGGCCGGCAAACATCATCAAAATCAGAATCGCTCTGCCGGCATGAGACAATTCGGGCGTCAAATTGGTCGACAAACCGACCGTGCCAAACGCGGACGTTGCTTCAAACAAAAGCCGGATGAATTCTTTCTGCTCCGTGATCGTCAAGGTAAAAGTGACAGCCAGCAACATGATGGCGGAAACAACGGCTATCGCAAACGATTTGTAAATGGTTTTCAGATCGATGCTTTTGCGGAACGCAGACGTGGTGTCCTTGCCGGTGATGACGCTATACACGTGCAGCAAAATCACGATCGTCGTAACCGTTTTGATACCGCCCCCCGTCGACCCCGGTGAAGCACCGATAAACATTAACAAAATCGTCCACAATTTCGAAGCATCCGTGATCGAACCATAATCGATCGTCGCATACCCGGCCGTTCTGGCGGTGGTGGATGCGAACAGCGAGGCGAGAATTTTGCCGTCCCAACCGAGCGACCCGAGCGTCTTCGGATTGTGCATCTCCAACAAGAAGTAGCCGATTGCACCGATCAGCAGCAATGCGCTTGTCATCGTCAGCACCAGTTTCGAGTGCAGCGACAAGCGCGCTGGTTTTGGCGCCTTCCACAGATCGACCAGCACTGTGAAGCCCAGCCCTCCCAGAATGATCAGGAGCATGATCACCAGGTTGACCGTCGGATCGTCCACGAAACCAGTCAAACTTTTAAAGTCGCCAAACAGGTCAAACCCCGCATTGCAAAAAGCGGAGACCGCGTGAAAGATTCCATAGTAAATCGCCTGACCGACCGGCATCTCCACCGAAAAGCGGACAGCGAGGATCGCAGCAAAAATCAGTTCGATCCCGACCGTGATCAAAACGATGTTGCGGGCCAGCCGGATCACGCCCTCCATCGAATTGACGTTGAGCGCTTCCTGGATGACCAACCTTTCTTTCAATCCAATCCGTCTGCCGGTGTAAATAATGATAAAGGTGGCGACCGTCATAAACCCAAGTCCGCCGACCTGGATCAAGGTCAGGATCACCAGCTGTCCGAACAAATTGAATTGGGTCAACGTATCGACCACCACCAGACCGGTCACGCATGTGGCGGAAGTGGCCGTAAACAAGGCGTCCAAAAAATTAAGACCGACTCCGCTGTTGGAAGCGATCGGCAGACTGAGCAGCGCACCCCCGACCAGAATCAGGGCTGCAAAGCCGACAGTCAGAATCCGCGCAGGGGTCAACCACTTCTCAAGTGATTGCTTCATCTGAGTCCTCCTCTTTCCACCCCAAACCGTACAACAGTAGAATGCCCAGTTTTGGAAAAACAAAAAAACGGCACATGCTTCCCCGTTCAACCCGAAAGGGAAAGTTGCACCGAAGAAAAAGAGCCAATTTTCCTCCCCCTTGCTTTGGCCGACGAAGTTAGCTGACGGGTAGGATGGCAAGGATCAACATCCCTCC includes the following:
- a CDS encoding TrkH family potassium uptake protein, whose product is MKQSLEKWLTPARILTVGFAALILVGGALLSLPIASNSGVGLNFLDALFTATSATCVTGLVVVDTLTQFNLFGQLVILTLIQVGGLGFMTVATFIIIYTGRRIGLKERLVIQEALNVNSMEGVIRLARNIVLITVGIELIFAAILAVRFSVEMPVGQAIYYGIFHAVSAFCNAGFDLFGDFKSLTGFVDDPTVNLVIMLLIILGGLGFTVLVDLWKAPKPARLSLHSKLVLTMTSALLLIGAIGYFLLEMHNPKTLGSLGWDGKILASLFASTTARTAGYATIDYGSITDASKLWTILLMFIGASPGSTGGGIKTVTTIVILLHVYSVITGKDTTSAFRKSIDLKTIYKSFAIAVVSAIMLLAVTFTLTITEQKEFIRLLFEATSAFGTVGLSTNLTPELSHAGRAILILMMFAGRVGPLTLALALAARAQDKALIKYPEEKLFVG
- a CDS encoding TrmH family RNA methyltransferase, with amino-acid sequence MERITSSRNSRVKEWAALKQKKFRDQTGRFLIEGIRLVEDAVESGAPLETVLILEELLPTGRVDRILNGSLSLGAELIQVNQAVIEHVADTRTPQGVIAIGQQYQHDWQGLLAARQNPLYLVADAVQDPGNLGTMIRSADAVGATAVFVGTGSVDLYNPKVVRATMGSLFHLPIVEVSLPELLPILREHQVTVIGTSTDVETDLYSQDLAGGIAVVIGSEAHGISEEIRQAIDRWLSIPMPGKADSLNAAISSSVILYEALRQRRVKE
- a CDS encoding potassium channel family protein yields the protein MKQYAVIGMGRFGTSVAKTLYEMGYEVLGIDTNKDRIQDAVDFVTHAVTADSTDENALKALGIRNFDVVVVAIGADIQASIMTTLILKELGVKKIVVKAQSELHGKVLEKIGADRVVYPERDMGVRVAHNLISPNILDYIELSPEYSMVEIVANEKMVGKTLAESDIRRKFGCTVMAIKSGDQINISPMAQDRIKQGDVLVVVGKNEDLQELEEQA